Genomic segment of Microcoleus sp. bin38.metabat.b11b12b14.051:
GTATTAGTAATCAACGGGCAAGTCGTAGCAGTCGCCGAACGAGTCCCCGCTAACGTTGTGGGTAACGGCAGGGATACAGTAGAACAGCTCGTAGAAGAAGTAAACCGCGATCCGCAGCGGGGAGACGGACACGACAACGTGCTCACCCGGATCACGATCGACAAATTGACCCTAGATTTGCTCGAAAAACAAGGCTACGCAATGGATTCGGTATTGCCCGCCGGCAAAAGAGTATTCTTGCGCGCCACAGCAAACTTGAGTACCGGTGGCATCGCAGTCGATCGTACCGACGAAATCCACCCCGAAAATGTCTGGCTATTTTCCAGAGTTGCCAAAATCATCGGTTTAGACATCGCCGGCATTGACGTAGTAACAGACGATATTTCTGTGCCCCTGCGCGATGTCAACGGCGTCATCGTCGAAGTCAACGCAGCACCGGGTTTCAGAATGCACGTCGCACCGAGTCAGGGTTTGCCCCGCAACGTCGCCGGTGCAGTATTCGATATGTTGTTCCCCTCACCTCAAGCCACCCGAGTGCCGATTTTAGCGGTGACGGGAACCAATGGTAAAACTACAACCACTCGCCTGTTAGCCCACATTGTCAAGCAAACTGGTCAGATTACCGGCTACACGACGACAGACGGCACTTATATCGGCGATTATTTGGTTGATAGCGGCGATAATACCGGGCCACAAAGCGCTCATTTGATTTTGTCCGATCCGACGGTGGAAGTGGCGGTGCTGGAAACGGCTAGAGGTGGAATTTTGCGATCGGGCTTGGGCTTCGATCAGTGCGATGTCGGCGTTGTTTTGAACGTCGCAGCAGATCACTTGGGCATCGGCGACATCGACACCGTGGAACAATTAGCCAAACTCAAGAGCGTCCTGGTTGAGTCGGTAATGCCCAAAGGCTATGCAGTTTTGAATGCCGACGACCCGCTAGTATCAGAAATGGCGAAGCGTGTCAAGGCTCAAATTGCATATTTTTCAATGAACCCGGACAACGAATTGGTTGCCAAACACACCGCTGCGGGCGGGCTGGCTGCAATTTACGAAAATGGGTATTTGTCGATCCTCAAAGGCGATTGGACGCTGAGAATTGAACAGGCTGTGAATGTGCCGCTAACAATGGGCGGGCGCGCGCCGTTTATGATTGCTAATGCTTTGGCGGCTTGTTTGGCGGCTTTTGCTCAAGGAGTGAAAATAGAGGATATTCGATCGGCTTTATCAACATTCCAAGCATCCGTCGGGCAAACTCCGGGACGGATGAACCTGTTTAACTTGGGCAGCTATCACGCTTTGCTCGACTACGCCCACAACCCGCACAGCTACAAAGCTTTGGGCAGTTTCGTCCAGAATTGGCAGGGAATGCGAATCGGGGTAGTTGGTGCGCCTGGAGACAGACGAGATGAAGATTTTGTCACCTTGGGCAAACTTTCCGCCGATATGTTCGATCGTATTATTGTCAAAGAAGATATTGACAGACGTGGGCGAGAACCCGGTGTGGTGGCTAAGTTAATATGCCAAGGTATTGCTGAGGCTATTGCCGCACGCACCCCAGATCAATCCAAAGTTCAATACGAGTTGATTCTCGACGAAACAATTGCTGTTAACAAGGCTTTAGACGAAGCGCCGAAGGGCAGTTTGGTGGTGATTTTACCTGAAGGTGTCAACAAAGCTCTGACTTTAATTGAAGCCCGGAAACCGATTAAGGAATCTGTGGCAAATGTCGTTAATGTCGATCGGCTTCAAGAGTCGCGGGACAGCTTGAAAACTTCGGTGTAAATCAAGGCTAAACTCTGAAGTTTGATTGAATTAATAGGTTGGGTTTAATTGTCTTAAACCCAACCTATTTGTTTGAGGAGTTATAGCAATCGCCACAGAGGTGAGGACATAAATAATACCATTTTTTTAAAATTATGAGAAACTTTCATGTAAAGGTAAAGGAAATAATTACAAAGCCCAATTGTTCTGTATCTCTACCATATCTTTAAAAAATGGTATTACCATAACAAAAATGGTTCGTAGTGTGGACTTTAGTCCGCAATAAGAGCGGACTAAAGTCCACACTACGAACCTTATACCATTTTTTTAAAGTTATGATAGAGTTTTATCAAAAGGTCAAGGAGATAACTACAATGTCCAATGGTCGTTTATCTCTATTGCATCTTTAGAAAAATGGTATAACCTGATGAATAGAGCTGATATCCCATAGCATAAACGGTTTGATTTCCTTACTCTGCAACTGTCAACTGTCAACTGTCAACTGCTATACGTAATTCCTGATTTTTAAACTTTTATTCAGCTTCTTCGCTAGAATGCAGATCCTTCAATAGTTTAGCTGCAATTGCAATGAGCTCGTATACAGAGTTTTCCGTAAGTTGTGTGCTTTTGAAGCCATGAGCAATAGGATTGCGTAAAGAAAGTGAATTCATTAGCAACTGATACTCAGATTTAGAAATTACGCCCTCTGCTGTTAGTTTTTTGACTAAATAATGCGGCTCTAATCTTTGCAAACTTAACTCTTCTTTTTGGGCAACAATCCTCAAAGTTGCCTCAACTAAAGACCAGGAATATAGCATAGCCGACTCTAGATGTTGTGTGACAAGTTGCTTAGCGACTTGCAAGCCCAACTCTATTTCAGACTCTTGAAAAGAATCCTCAGCTTTGGGAATATCTACTGCATCCTCAGAGTTAGTCATCATTAACTCAAACCTCCAACCAGGATTTTTTGCTACTGCTTGGGCTAAATATTGAGTAGACGATGAGTTGAGTGAAGTGCGCGATTTGACTTCAATAATCACTGACTCTTCCCCCCGACGCACGATCAAATCTGGGGGATAACTTTTGAGGAATTCAGGTAAATCTTCAAGATTTGGAGGAAATAAAATTTCATAACCTTTCTGACGATACTCCTCTGCTATTTTTAGCAATTGCTCTCTTTCTCTGTTTGCAGTTAGGGTTGCCATCATGTCAGTACCTCTGGATCAGGAGCATCAATTACGAGAATGTGCAATAATTCATTACCACGGGCAAATCCTTCCGCTAGAATCGAGGTCATATTTTCTACTTTAAAGTTAGTTGATAAATTCCTCTTGCGGGCGAGGACATCAGTTACTTGATCGTCATCGACATAGGCTAGCCCGATAATTGCATCTTGAATTGGCTTTACTATAGAACCCATTTGACATCTTTGAGTTTTTGGGTTGGGTGACGAGAAATACCGAGATTAACCCGGTTTCTGAGATTTACGCCCGGGGCAAGAAACCGGGTTTCTACGAGTTTTTGGGTTGGTTACGAGAAATACCGAGATCAACCCGGTTTCTGAGATTTACGCAGAATAGATATCAAATGAGTTCTATATTGTCCACATCGATTTTAACAGAATCGTAGAAATAAGTTATCTGGAGCATAACTAGACCAGTAGCTGTTTTCTGTTCCGAAGACCAGTATTTTTCAGCCTCTTCCCTTACCGTCACTTTCCAAGCTTTGAGAAGAGCTCGCCTACGAGCTTGTTGTGATACAGGTGGGCCATCTACTATGAACTCAAATCTCGCCAAAGTATTTCTCAATAGAAGATTGGGAATTACTTTATCACTTAACTACCGCCCACTGAGTAATCGGTGCTAGCGGTTTCCAACCGAGAAAAGATCCGATCGCCCCAGCGCGCTGAATCCCAATTCTAATCAATTCTCCGCCATGCAAAGAATGCCATTGCAGCACCGTAAGTTCACTCTCAATAGTCACCGCATTCACAACTAATCGGCCACCTTCACCTAAAGCATTCCAACAAGTTTCCAGCAAAGCTTCTGCGGTGACACCGCCACCGATGAAAATTGCATTTGGTTGAGGCAAATTTGCCAAAGCAGCGGGCGCGTCTCCCGCGATGATTTTGAGTTCGGGAACACCCAAATTAGACGCATTTTCGGCAATGTATTC
This window contains:
- the cphA gene encoding cyanophycin synthetase, with amino-acid sequence MKILKIQTLRGPNYWSIRRHKLVLMRLDLEELADKTTSEIPGFYEGLTATLPSLDDHHCSPGHRGGFLQRVREGTMMGHVIEHVALELQEMAGMPVGFGRTRETATPGIYQVVIEYQNEQAGRYATRAGVRMCQSIADTGSYPAAELAQDLKDLREFALSAALGPSTETLIKEAEARGIPWIPLSARFMIQLGYGVHQKRIQATLSNRTGVLGVELACDKEGTKNILGAAGVPVPRGTVINYLDELRGAIEDVGGFPIVLKPLDGNHGRGITIDINSWEVAEEAYDLASEASKTKSVIVERYYTGRDHRVLVINGQVVAVAERVPANVVGNGRDTVEQLVEEVNRDPQRGDGHDNVLTRITIDKLTLDLLEKQGYAMDSVLPAGKRVFLRATANLSTGGIAVDRTDEIHPENVWLFSRVAKIIGLDIAGIDVVTDDISVPLRDVNGVIVEVNAAPGFRMHVAPSQGLPRNVAGAVFDMLFPSPQATRVPILAVTGTNGKTTTTRLLAHIVKQTGQITGYTTTDGTYIGDYLVDSGDNTGPQSAHLILSDPTVEVAVLETARGGILRSGLGFDQCDVGVVLNVAADHLGIGDIDTVEQLAKLKSVLVESVMPKGYAVLNADDPLVSEMAKRVKAQIAYFSMNPDNELVAKHTAAGGLAAIYENGYLSILKGDWTLRIEQAVNVPLTMGGRAPFMIANALAACLAAFAQGVKIEDIRSALSTFQASVGQTPGRMNLFNLGSYHALLDYAHNPHSYKALGSFVQNWQGMRIGVVGAPGDRRDEDFVTLGKLSADMFDRIIVKEDIDRRGREPGVVAKLICQGIAEAIAARTPDQSKVQYELILDETIAVNKALDEAPKGSLVVILPEGVNKALTLIEARKPIKESVANVVNVDRLQESRDSLKTSV